The Corticium candelabrum chromosome 17, ooCorCand1.1, whole genome shotgun sequence genome has a segment encoding these proteins:
- the LOC134192708 gene encoding keratin-associated protein 10-5-like gives MSVCLFVHLSVCLLFVCPFVCLFVVCLSVVCLSVCLSVCLSVCCLSVCLSVCLLFVCLFVCLYVHLSVCLLFVCLLFVCLSVYVSVYLFVCLSVCLYVHLFVCLSVCLSVCLSICLFIYLSVHLFVCLLFVCLLLIVCLLSVCLSVCLSVCVSAYVSVCCLSVCLSVCLSVCLLFICLSVVCLPVCQLSACLLFVCLSVVCLSVCCLSVCLLFVCLSVVCLSVCLSVCLFVCLFVVYLSVCCLFACLSVVCLSVVCLSVCCLSVCLLFVCLSVVCLSVYLSVCLFVCLFVCLLVVYLFICCLSVVCLPVCLLSACLFVCLSVSICKTNYLLPTLHPHSFIIKHSFNY, from the coding sequence atgtctgtctgtttgtttgtccatttgtctgtctgtttgttgtttgtttgtccatttgtctgtctgtttgttgtttgtctgtctgttgtttgtctttctgtttgtctgtctgtttgtttgtctgtctgttgtttgtctgtctgtttgtctgtctgtttgttgtttgtctgtctgtttgtctgtctgtatgtccatttatctgtctgtttgttgtttgtttgtcttttgtttgtctgtctgtctgtctatgtgtctgtctatctgtttgtctgtctgtctgtttgtctgtatgtacatttgtttgtttgtctgtctgtttgtttgtctgtctgtttgtctatttgtttgtttatttatctgtctgtccatttgtttgtctgtttgttgtttgtctgcctgttgttgattgtctgtttgttgtctgtctgtctgtctgtctgtctgtctgtctgtgtgtctgcctatgtgtctgtctgttgtctgtctgtctgtctgtctgtttgtttgtctgtctgtttgttgtttatctgtctgtctgttgtttgtctgcctgtctgtcagttgtctgcctgtctgttgtttgtctgtctgtctgttgtttgtctgtctgtctgttgtttgtctgtctgtctgttgtttgtctgtctgtctgttgtttgtctgtctgtctgtctgtctgtctgtctgtttgtctgtctgtttgttgtttatctgtctgtctgttgtttgtttgcctgtctgtcagttgtctgcctgtctgttgtttgtctgtctgtctgttgtttgtctgtctgtctgttgtttgtctgtctgtctgttgtttgtctgtctgtctatctgtctgtctgtctgtttgtctgtctgtttgtctgtctgttagttgtttatctgtttatctgttgtctgtctgttgtttgtctacctgtgtgtctgttgtctgcctgtctgtttgtctgtctgtctgtctctatctgtaAGACTAACTATCTACTTCCTACATTACATCCACACTCATTCATTattaaacacagcttcaattactag
- the LOC134193009 gene encoding TM2 domain-containing protein DDB_G0277895-like yields the protein MTFIIPSILILSASVCFTNAGKYCGNGFSYGYCPDCCCNSYSNDCCTCALHAWVVAVIVISIIVLIAIAVGVGVWRRRVYIQRRTIITAGAPTQNVCVATSSQQQAAQSAYPPQGYPPQGYPPQGYPPQGYPPQGYPPQGYPPQGYPQQSFYPPPEYPGGDVKPPATYPEY from the exons ATGACGTTTATCATTCCTTCCATTCTGATCCTCTCGGCATCGGTCTGCTTCACG AATGCCGGAAAGTACTGTGGCAATGGATTCTCCTACGGATA tTGCCCGGACTGTTGCTGCAATAGTTACAGTAACGACTGCTGCACTTGTGCTCTACATGCATGGGTGGTG GCCGTGATTGTTATTTCTATTATTGTTCTTATTGCCATCGCTGTGGGCGTTGGTGTGTGGCGTCGACGAGTATACATTCAGAGACGGACAATTATTACTGCAGGAGCTCCTACACAGAATGTCTGTGTGGCGACGTCTTCACAGCAGCAGGCTGCTCAATCTGCTTATCCACCTCAGGGTTATCCACCTCAGGGTTATCCTCCTCAGGGATATCCACCCCAGGGATATCCACCCCAGGGATATCCTCCCCAGGGGTACCCTCCCCAGGGATATCCTCAGCAATCGTTCTACCCTCCTCCGGAATATCCAGGTGGTGATGTCAAACCTCCAGCGACCTATCCGGAGTACTGA